The genomic region TCCAAGGCTGCAACTGACCCGGATAACAAGCCCAATGAACTCAAGTGGACTGTTACTGGCAATAAGGAACTGAAGGTTGATATCAAGGGCTCTCGTGCCCAGATCCTCACTCCGAACCCCAACTGGTTCGGTAAGGAAACCTTGACCTTCACCGTTAAGGATATCGCTGGTGCATCTGCATCCACCAACGCTACCTTCGAAGTTACTCCGGTGAACGACGCTCCGACCCTCAAGCCGGTACAGCCCTTCGTTATCGAAGAAAAGAAGACCTTTGCTCCGGTTGACTTCTCCAAGTTCGTAAGCGACCCGGATAACAAGCTGGAAGAACTCGTTTGGACTCTGGACAACGAAACTCCGGCTTCCAAGGCTTCTAAGAACGCTCCTGCGAAGAAGGGTAAGAAGGGCAAGGCTGCTCCTGCTGCCGGCCCGGCTGTAAAGCATGAACTCCGCTTCGACATCAACGAAAAGGGTGTTCTCACTGTTGAAATTCCGGACAAGTACTGGAACGGTTCCGAAACTGTTACCGTGAATGTATTCGACCCGGCTGGTGAAAAGGCTTCTGTTGATGTGAAGTTCACCGTCAAGGCTGTCAATGACCGCCCGATTGTGAAGGAAATTCCTGGCCAGGAAACTTTGGAAGGCAAGTCCTTCAAGGCTATCAAGCTTGACCAGTATGTCACTGACCCGGATAACAAGCCGCATGAAATCAAGTGGAAGGTCACTGGCGCTAAGTTCCTCGCTGTTGAAATCAATAGCGGCCGTGAAGCTGTAATTCGTCCGAAGAAGGCTGACTGGTTCGGCGAAGAAACTCTCGTCTTCACCGCTTCTGACCCGGCTGGTGCAATGGACAAGTCCATGGCTAAGTTCGTTGTCAAGCACGTGAACGCAGCTCCGATCATGCGCGACATTCCGGACTACACCATTAAGGAAGATGACAAGGGTGGCGTTATCGCTGCTATCAAGCTCGACCAGTATGCACGTGATAAGGACCATCGCTTCGACGAATTGAAGTGGACCTTCACTGGCAACAAGTACCTCGTTGTCAAGCACGACAAGGCCAAGAAGATGGCTTACGTTATGCAGCCGCACGAAAACTGGAACGGCAAGCCGGAACGTATCACCTTCACCGTGACCGACCCGGATGGCGCTTCTGCTAACAAGTCCGCTCTCTTCACTGTGATCGCTGTGAACGACGCTCCGACCGCTAAGTCTCAGACCTACATGACCCAGGAAGGCGAAACCCTCAAGGTTCCGGCATCTGAAGGTCTCATGTCCGGTGTGAACGATCCGGATGGCGAAAAGCCGGTATCCGTACAGCTGGTCCAGAAGCCGCGCAACGGTAAGATGACCCTGAACGAAAAGGATGGTTCCTTCACTTACCAGCCGAACAAGGGCTTCTCTGGTCTCGATGAATTCACCTTCAAGGTGAAGGATCCGGGTGGACTCTACTCTCAGGTGACTACCGCCGAAATCAACGTGTCCTTCAAGATGAATGACCTCCGTGGTGGCAAGAAGCCTGAAGCAAAGAAGGAAGAACCCAAGAAGGAAGAACCTAAGGCTTCCGGCAAGAAGGGCAAGAAGAAGCGTTAATCCGCCTCGAACCCTCTAAGGTTTAGTCCAATAAAGCCTCGCGATGCAAAAGTCGCGGGGCTTTTTTTATGAGTGTTGAGAATTACGCAAGGGATTCTCCGGATTGTCAAAGAAATGTGAATCCAGCGATAGGCGAAACATATATTTTATGTCTAGGTGTTTGGGAACATTTTGTGTTCCCTGTATTTGGATTATCATGGGATTACTTATGAAAAATGGATTTTTGGGACTCTCTCTGATTCCTTTGTTGGCGGTTTCTTCCTTTGCCGTGGACAGCGCTTCTGATTTTAACTGGAGTAGCGTAAGCATGGGTGGTGGAGGATTTGTTTCTGCCATTGTGGCATCTCCTCTAGAAAAGGGCCTGTTCTACGCTCGCACTGACGTTGGCGGAGCCTACCGCTGGGACGAAACCAGTGCCCGTTGGGTATCCCTCATGGACTGGGTGGATATTACGGAACGTGGCCTCCTGGGTGTGGAGGCCATTGCGGTGGATCCCAAGGAAGAAGGGGTGGTTTACATGATGACCGGTACCAGTTACTGGAATAATGGTAGAACCGCATTCCTCCGCAGTAAGGATCATGGTAATTCCTGGGATATTCTTTATACTTGGGATGTGGACGGAACCAAGGGCGTTAAGGTAGAGCGCTTCGGTGCTCATGGTAATGGCATGGGCCGCGGTAACGGCGAGGCTCTAGCTATCGACCCCAATGATTCCAAAATCATGTTCTACGGCTCCAAGAATAAGGGCTTGTGGAAGTCTGAGGATAACGGAACCAGCTGGAGCCATGTGGATGCCTGGACGAAAGCCGCTGGATCCGACACAACCTGGAATGGTTCCGGCTTTAGCTTTGTGCAGTATGCGCCTGGCAGCTCCAAGAATATTTATGCGGGTTTCTTGCGTGAAGGAACCGCAAAGAACAAAACCTTTGAAAACGTTTTTAAGTCGGAAGACGGTGGTGAGACCTGGAAGGCTTTGCCTATCCCCGACGAATTGCGCACTACCGCTGGTGGCGGCGTTGTTCGCTTGATGCCCCAGCGAGCTGTAATAACCAACGACGGAAGCGCCATGGTGGTGACTTTTGCCGATGGTGCCGGCCCTCATTCCATGGGCTGGGACGAAGGCTGGGGACCTATCTGGGACGGCTTTGGTCGTGGAGCTGTGCTGAAGTGCGATTTGAAAACCAGTACGTGGACCGATGTCTCTCCCGAAGATAATCTGGACGGAAAGGGCGAAGAGAAGTACGACATGACGGATTACTCCAAGACCGACGAGTACGAGTATATTGCCCCCTATGGTGGCATTACCATCAATCCTAATGACGATAAGGAAATGGTGGTGACCACAGAAGGCTATAACGGTCCCCAGTTCTGGTACAAGAAGGGGGAAGATGGTAAGGATGTCTGGAGCGACCGCTGGGGTTCCAATATTTTCCATACTACAGATGGCGGTGAATCCTGGGTGGCTTCTTTCCGTTATTACTGGATGGAAGGCGGCGTGTTCCCCACGACACAGCAGATGGACGCCAATGGCATTGGCTGGATGCATGACGGTTCCATTCATTGGGCTGGTAGCGTTGCCATGGATCCCTTTGACCATAACCGCGTGTTTGTGACTTCCGGTAACGGTATCTTCCGTACAGATAACTTGAATGACTATACCATCAAGAAGGCGGAAAATTCCTGGTCTTCCGATGAGATTACCATGAACCAGGTTTGGCATTTCAGTGCCCACGGCGTGGAAGAAACGGTGCCCTTCGAAGTGGTAAGTATTCCCGGCGGTCCCATGATTTCCGTCATCGGTGACTACGATGGTTTCCGTCACGAGGATATTTCCAAGTTCCCGCAGTACCGCCACATGACTGATGTTAGTGGCACTCCAGTCCCGCTGGGAACGACCCAGGGCCTGGCCTATGCGGCAAAGTCCGGCAAGTTGGTGAAGGTTGCTAATGCCCGTAAGTACGAGGGTAAATACAGTGATGTGCCTATTGAACCGTTGCAGTTCTCTAGCGACTCTGGCCGTACATGGACTGTAGGCACCTACTGCAAACTTGATGAAAAAATTGCGAACGGTACTGCCGCCATTTCTACGGATGGGGACGTTGCACTGTTCGTTCCTATGGAAGGTAGTACTAGCGTTTACCGTTACAGCAACGCTGCCTATACGGAGGTTTCTGGTATTGATAATAGTTCTTTCGTTGTGGGTGATCCTGAAAATGCGGATGTATTCTATGCTTACAACAAGACGGAAGGCAAGTTCTACAAGAGTTCCGACAAGGGGGCGTCCTTTGCAGCTGTTGGCACTCCGGGCAAGAGCGCCTTCAAGAAGTTCCGTGCCATTCCTGGCTTTGAAGGAGACCTGTGGCTACCTATTGCAGAACAGGATCCTGCAACGGGTCTAGGCGTAGGCGGCAGTCTGCAGCACTCCACCGATGGAGGCAAAACCTGGACTGCGGTGAAGGGCGTTGGCTATTGCGAGGCCGTCGGCTTCGGCGCACCCAAGACCAAGGGCGGCTATCCTGCGATTTATGTATTCGCCAAGGTGGGCGAGGTCACGGGCGTGTTTGGTTCTGACGACAAGGGCGAAACCTGGACCAGGGTCAACGATGACGGCCACGAATTTGGCGGTCTTGCCAATGGCGAATTCGTTATGGGTGATATGAATACTTATGGAGTGGTGTACATGAGTACTGCTGGTCGCGGCATCGCAGTTCGTGCCCCGGAATCCTTTGGTATGGGCTCCTCCAACTCCAACGGAACTTCCAGTATTGCAAAAACTTCTGTGAAGCCTGCTAGCGCAAGCGTTACCTATGTTCATGGTAATCTCGAACTTACTGTGAAAAATTCTGCAGCGCGCCTTGCCGTTTATGATATGCAAGGAAAGCTGTTGGTTAACAAGGTTTACAGCCACAGTGCATCGATTCCGCTGAAAGAACTGGTAAGTGCTAAGGGGAACTACTTTGTCCGTATCGATGACGGCCGCAAGATTCTCTTTGCGAATAGAATCATTATTGCAAAATAATGAACCCCTCTTAATTCAGCAGGCTATATAAAAAAAACGACCGGTATTGACCGGCCGTTTTTGCGAGAGCAAAGTCTTACGAGATGTGATTTATTTGCGCTTAGACTTTGCGGACTTAGATTCGTACCATTCATCGAAGGTGATAGAACGGTCGAGGACTCCATCCGGGGTCAGTTCAAGAACGCGGTTTGCGACGGTCTGTGCAAATTCGTGGTCCTGAGTACAGAAGATGATCGGACCCTGGAATGCGGTCAAGCCGTTGTTCAGGGCGGTAATGGCTTCCAAGTCAAGGTGAGCGGTAGGTTCGTCCAACAGCAAGCAGTTTGCGTTGGAAAGCATCATCTTGGAGAGCATGCAGCGGACCTTTTCACCACCGGAAAGAACGTTACAGCACTTCAGGGCTTCTTCGCCGGTGAAGAGCATACGACCAAGGAAACCGCGGATGAAGGTTTCATCCTGTTCCTTGCTGTACTGACGGAGCCAGTCAACCAGGGAAAGATCGCTCTGGAAGTAGGCGTCGTTGTTCTTGGGGAAGTAGTTCTGGGTAATGGTGTTGCCCCACTTGACCACGCCTTCAGCGGTAGGAATTTCTCCTGCGATCATCTGGAAGAATGCGGTCTTTAGGTTACCGTATTCACCAACGAGGGCAACCTTGTCGCCATTGTTCAGGTTGAAGTTGAGGCCCTTGCAGACGATGCCGTCGCCGCCGTCGATGTCCATGTTCTTGACTTCAAGAACGATCTTACCCGGTTCGCGGTCCATCTTGAAGTTGACCCAGGGGAACTTACGGCTGGAGGCCGGCATTTCTTCCACGGTCATCTTGTCCAGGAGCTTCTTACGGGAGGTGGCCTGCTTAGCCTTTGCTGCGTTGGAAGCGAAGCGGCGGATAAAGGCCTTCAATTCTTCGATCTTTTCTTCGGCACGACGGTTCTGGTCCTTACGCTGCTTCTGGGCGAGCTGGCTAGCTGCATACCAGAATTCGTAGTTACCACCGTAGATGTTGATCTTGCCGTAGTCGATATCGCAAGTGTGGGTACAGACGGTGTTGAGGAAGTGACGGTCATGGCTCACCACGATCACCACGTTTTCAAAACGTTCCAGGTAGTCTTCCAGCCAGGCGACGGTATCCAGGTCCAAGTGGTTGGTCGGTTCGTCAAGCAGCAAGATGTCCGGGTTGCCAAACAGGGCCTGTGCCAAGAGCACGCGGATCTTCTGGTTGCCATCCAGGTCTGCCATGAGGCTGTAGTGGAATTCTTCAGGAATGCCAAGACCCTTCAAGAGGACTGCAGCGCTGGAGTCGGCTTCGTAACCGCCGATTTCACCAAAACGTTCTTCCACCTTGATGGCTTCTTCGCCCTGGGCGTCGGTCATTTCGGGGAGTGCGTAGAGTTCTTCGCGCTTCTTGCCCAGTTCGTAAAGTTCCGGGTAACCCATCATGACTGTTTCGAGAACAGTGTTCTGTTCGTAGGCGAAGTGGTCCTGCTTAAGGACGGCGATACGTTCGCCCGGGTTCTTGGTGACTTCACCGGTATTGGGTTCAAGTTCACCGCTCAAAATCTTGAGGAAGGTAGATTTGCCGGCACCGTTGGCACCGATAACACCATAGCAGTTGCCGGGCTTGAAGGAAAGGTTCACTTCCTTGAAAAGCACGCGGCTGCCATATTGAAGACTTACATTAGATACATTCAGCATTTTTTATAAAACCTTAGTGCTGGTTTGCCTTTTCCAATTCGCGGGCGTTGATGATGAGCATCTGCAAACGGTTTTCGATGTTTGCAAAGCTGGTATCCGGATCGTAGTCCAGAGACAGCACCTGGATATGGGGGCAACGTTCCTTCACAGCCTTGGTCAAGCCACGGCCAGAAATATGGTTGGCCAAGCAAGCGAAGGGCTGGAGGATGATATGGCTATTGATTCCGTGCTGGGAGTTGTACAGGATTTCACCCGGGATCAGCCAGCCTTCGCCAGTGTTGTAGGACGGGTCGATAATGTCGCCCACCATGTTCACCAGTTCATAGCAGTCTGCGTGGTGTTCGTACAGCTTGAAGTGTTCTTCCATTTCCCTACGAGCAACGTTGATAGCATGGGTGTAAACCTTAGCGGTTGCACCACCGATAACGCGGTCTTCGATGGGGTTAGCGGAGAAACCACGACGAATCTTTTCGGCACGGACAACTTCGTCCACGCGGAAGAAGTCGGTCATACCCGGCAGGTAGACTTCCATGCCGTTGTTCATCAGGTATTCTTCGATGTAGCCGTTTGCGCTGGGGTGGTAGTTCATGAGAATTTCACCAAGCACAGCGACGCGAGGCTTGCGGATACCCTTCTTACGGTCTTCGGTAATTTCGACAGTGTTGAAGGCTTCAATAGCATCGCGGAACAGGTTAATCACGGCGGTGGGCTTTGCCAGTTCAATCTTGGAGAGAACTGCAACGCGCTCCATGATTCGCGGCATCCATTCGTCATAAACCTTCTGGGTGTCGCCCTTGTTCACTTCGTACGGTCGCAGGGCGCGGTACATGGTTTCAAGGCCGTCCATGGTCACAAGGCCCCACAGCATGTGGAGACGGAAGTCCAAGCCCAGGATGAAGCCCGGGTGCATGTTCTTGTTGTCGGAACCAGTGGTGATGATGGAAACGTTGGGGTAGCCTGCTTCGTCCAAAGCCTTACGGGCGAGAACGGCGTACTGCACTGCACGGCAGTTTTCGCAGTTCTTTGCAAGACCGATGGAAATTTCTTCTTGCTTTGCTTCGGGGTGC from Fibrobacter sp. harbors:
- a CDS encoding ATP-binding cassette domain-containing protein produces the protein MLNVSNVSLQYGSRVLFKEVNLSFKPGNCYGVIGANGAGKSTFLKILSGELEPNTGEVTKNPGERIAVLKQDHFAYEQNTVLETVMMGYPELYELGKKREELYALPEMTDAQGEEAIKVEERFGEIGGYEADSSAAVLLKGLGIPEEFHYSLMADLDGNQKIRVLLAQALFGNPDILLLDEPTNHLDLDTVAWLEDYLERFENVVIVVSHDRHFLNTVCTHTCDIDYGKINIYGGNYEFWYAASQLAQKQRKDQNRRAEEKIEELKAFIRRFASNAAKAKQATSRKKLLDKMTVEEMPASSRKFPWVNFKMDREPGKIVLEVKNMDIDGGDGIVCKGLNFNLNNGDKVALVGEYGNLKTAFFQMIAGEIPTAEGVVKWGNTITQNYFPKNNDAYFQSDLSLVDWLRQYSKEQDETFIRGFLGRMLFTGEEALKCCNVLSGGEKVRCMLSKMMLSNANCLLLDEPTAHLDLEAITALNNGLTAFQGPIIFCTQDHEFAQTVANRVLELTPDGVLDRSITFDEWYESKSAKSKRK
- a CDS encoding T9SS type A sorting domain-containing protein → MKNGFLGLSLIPLLAVSSFAVDSASDFNWSSVSMGGGGFVSAIVASPLEKGLFYARTDVGGAYRWDETSARWVSLMDWVDITERGLLGVEAIAVDPKEEGVVYMMTGTSYWNNGRTAFLRSKDHGNSWDILYTWDVDGTKGVKVERFGAHGNGMGRGNGEALAIDPNDSKIMFYGSKNKGLWKSEDNGTSWSHVDAWTKAAGSDTTWNGSGFSFVQYAPGSSKNIYAGFLREGTAKNKTFENVFKSEDGGETWKALPIPDELRTTAGGGVVRLMPQRAVITNDGSAMVVTFADGAGPHSMGWDEGWGPIWDGFGRGAVLKCDLKTSTWTDVSPEDNLDGKGEEKYDMTDYSKTDEYEYIAPYGGITINPNDDKEMVVTTEGYNGPQFWYKKGEDGKDVWSDRWGSNIFHTTDGGESWVASFRYYWMEGGVFPTTQQMDANGIGWMHDGSIHWAGSVAMDPFDHNRVFVTSGNGIFRTDNLNDYTIKKAENSWSSDEITMNQVWHFSAHGVEETVPFEVVSIPGGPMISVIGDYDGFRHEDISKFPQYRHMTDVSGTPVPLGTTQGLAYAAKSGKLVKVANARKYEGKYSDVPIEPLQFSSDSGRTWTVGTYCKLDEKIANGTAAISTDGDVALFVPMEGSTSVYRYSNAAYTEVSGIDNSSFVVGDPENADVFYAYNKTEGKFYKSSDKGASFAAVGTPGKSAFKKFRAIPGFEGDLWLPIAEQDPATGLGVGGSLQHSTDGGKTWTAVKGVGYCEAVGFGAPKTKGGYPAIYVFAKVGEVTGVFGSDDKGETWTRVNDDGHEFGGLANGEFVMGDMNTYGVVYMSTAGRGIAVRAPESFGMGSSNSNGTSSIAKTSVKPASASVTYVHGNLELTVKNSAARLAVYDMQGKLLVNKVYSHSASIPLKELVSAKGNYFVRIDDGRKILFANRIIIAK